In Chloroflexota bacterium, the genomic stretch ATCACCGCCGCCCACAACGTCACCGGCGCCGACGTCGCCAGCGTCGTCGCCCGGCTCCCCACCGACGGCGCGGGCGTCGTCAACAACCGCGCCATGCCGGACGTCAACATCCAGCACTGCATCGCCCTCGCGCTGGTCGACGGCGGCGTCTCCTTCACCTCCACCCACTCCTACGAGCGCATGGCCGACGCCGAGGTGCTCGCCATGAAGGAACGCGTAACCCTTCAGCCGGAGGCCAGCCTCGTCATGCCCGAGGCCCCGCGCCAGGCCATCATTGAGGTGACGACCACGGACGGCCGGGTGTTGAGCCACCACACCAAGTACGCCCCGGGCACGGCCCAGAACCCGCTCGACACCGGCAGGGTATGCGAGAAGGCGCGCGACTTGATCGGGCCGGTGCTGGGGGAGAACGCGACTGAGCAGCTCATAGACCGCGTGCTCCACATCGAGGACGTTGCGAACATCCGGGACCTGCGCCCGCTCTTGGCGAGAGGCTAGCCGCCCCCCGTTCGCCCTGACTCCGTCCTGAGCCTGCCGAAGGGTCCCATGAACGGAGGGTCCCCCTCATACCGGCGAATGCCGGTATCCAGAGGCGCAACGAGCATGCCCGTTCACCCCGCCGTAGGGGCAACCCTCGTGGTTGCCCCTCTCCCACTCCCGTTCGCCCTGAGGGAAATCGAAGGGCGTGTCCTGAGGCTCTCGAAGGGTGTGTCCTGAGGCTCTCGAAGGGCCGGGCAGCCGCCGTCGCTTCGTTTTACCGGCGGAGGCCGGTATCCAGAGTCGCTAGCCAACCAGCGTGTCCACCCATCCTTGCCACTCGCTCTGGTTCTGCAAGCCGTAGCCCTTTCGCAGCTGGATGACCCCGCTCGCGTCGATGCCCACCGCGCTTGACTGCGCCGTTATGCGATAGCCATCCGCGACGATGCTCCGCTCGTACGCCGCGATCGGAAAACTCAGCCCACGGTTGTTCGAGTACCTCGTCAGTTCGGACTGCGTCGATAGTGCGTCATAGCTGATGCCCACGATCAACACGTCATCGCTGTTCGTTGAGTAAACCCTCTGCAGATGCGGAACCTCCGCATTACAGGTCGGTCACCATGTCGCGAAGAAGTAGACGATCACCGCCTTCCCGGACGCCGTCACCTCCGAGAGCGTGACTGTCTCCCCGCTGACCGCCGTCACGGTGAAGTCCGGCGCCCGCTGCCCGACCTGGTGGCCGACGGGTATGTTCGGCGTCGCCGTGGGCGGCACTGGAGTAGCCGTAGGCCGCGGCGTGGCCGTCGGCGCGGGC encodes the following:
- a CDS encoding redoxin domain-containing protein produces the protein PAPTATPRPTATPVPPTATPNIPVGHQVGQRAPDFTVTAVSGETVTLSEVTASGKAVIVYFFATW